Genomic DNA from uncultured Methanobrevibacter sp.:
ATGGGACGATAAAGAAACAAAAGTTTGGATGGACGGAGAATTTGTCGAATGGAAAGATGCAAACATTTCAGTACTTTCTCACGTTGTACATTATGGTACTAGCGTTTTTGAGGGTATTCGTGCATATGAAAATGAAAATGGTGTTGCAGTATTCCGTTTAAAAGAACATGTACAACGTTTATTTGATTCTGCAAAAATTTATAAAATCGATATTCCTTTCACACAAGAAGAAATTGAAGAGGCAATTTTAGAAACTCTTCGTGTCAATGATTTAGGGGCATGTTACATACGTCCAATTGTATTTAGAGGATACGGAGAATTAGGAGTAAACCCGTTAGGATGTCCTGTTAATGTAGCAATCGCTGCTTGGGAATGGGGATCATATTTAGGAGAAGAAGGAATGGCAAACGGTGTAGATATTGGTGTTTCATCATGGAGAAAACCTGCACCAGACACTTTCCCTGCACTTGCTAAATGTGGTGCTAATTACATGAACTCCCAATTAGCAAAACTTGAAGCTATTGAACACGGATATGATGAAGCTATCATGCTTGATTACGAAGGTCATGTTTCAGAAGGTAGCGGAGAAAACATTTTCCTTGTAGAAAACGGAAAATTATTCACTCCATCAATGTCCTCATCCAACCTCAAAGGTATTACAAGAGACTCAATCATGACTGTTGCCCGTGATTTAGGTTATGAAGTTGTTGAAGAAGTAATTTCCAGAGAAAGATTATACTCTGCCGATGAAGTATTCTTCACTGGAACTGCAGCTGAAGTAACTCCAATTCGTTCAATTGACCACAGACAAATTGGTATTGGAAGAAGAGGACCAGTAGCTGAAAAATTACAAAAAACATTCTTTGACATTGTAGAAGCTAAAATTGAAGATAAATTCGGTTGGTTAAGTTATATCTAAGCGGTGTGATTCATGGATATAATTCAAGCAATAATTATTGGTATTGTTCAGGGATTAACTGAATTTTTACCGGTCAGTAGTTCAGCTCATTTGGTTTTTATCCAAAATATTTTAGGTGTTGAAAGTTCTCTTGCTTTCGATACTTTTCTTCATTTGGGAACTTTGATTGCAGTAATGTGGTTCTTTAGGTATGACATTATAAAAATGATCAAATCTTGGATTTTAAGCATTGAAGACCTTATTCAGGGTAGATTTCAGGAAGGTTTTTACAAAGATCCTTATAAAAGACTTGCCTGGTATGTAATTTTAGCTACAATTCCTGTTGGTATTGTCGGAGTATTATTTGAAGATTCTGTAGATGCTTTGTTTTCAGGTGCTTTATACGTTCCAGCATTTTTCCTGTTTGTAACAGGTACAATACTTTATCTGTCTCAAAGAATGGCCAGTGGAAATATTAATATGGATAATATCTCCAAAAGACAAGCTTTATTGATGGGATTAGGTCAGGCATGTGCAATTTTACCTGGTCTTTCACGTTCAGGTACTACAATTGCTGCAGGTCTTGTTGCAGGTCTTGATAAGGAATTTGCTGCAAAATTCAGTTTTATATTGTCTATTCCTGCTATTTTGGGAGCTTTCCTCTTACAGGCTAAGGATATCGGTTCAGCAATGGATGCAAACTTTTTGCCTATAATTTTAGGATTCATAGCATCAATTATTGCTGGATATATGGCTATTAAGTGGATGTTGGATTTAATTAGAAACAGAAGCCTGGATATTTTTGCATACTACTGCTGGGTAGTGGGCATAGTTGTATTCATGGGTTCAATAGCACATATATTTTAGATGCGTTTAATTCAAAAAAAAATAAAATCAATTATCATATGATAATTGATTATTTAACTACTTTTATTTTTTTAGTTAATGTGGTTGTTCCATAAGTTGGTTGACTTGAAACCTACTTTAACGGTATATTTTTTATTTATTTTTAATAAGTTAACGTTAATTTTAGCCTGTCCTTTGCTGTCTGTTGTTTTGAAATAAGTTTTACCGTTAATTTTAAATTTGACTTTAACATGCTTTATTGCTTTTTTATTTGCGTCTTTAAAGCTAACAACAAATTTTCCATTTTTACGTATTGTAGTTTTTGAAGCCTTAATAATTGGTTTTACTACTTTTACTTTTATGGATTTGGAAGTTCCTGTATATTTGTTTCCTTTGTAAATGACATTTACATTGAAAGTTTTAGGAGTATCTTTAATTTTAAAGCTTGCTATTCCTTCATAGTTAGTAGTGGCAGTATAAGTTTTACCTGATATTTTAAGGGATACTTTTTCTCCTTTAATGCCCTCATTATAACAGTTCACTAATTTTACGGATAATTTTTTGCTGCTTTTATAATATTTTGTAAAGTCCTTTGCAATCAATGTTGAGTATTTTGAATTCACATCCAATTGCAGTATCTGATTGTCAAGTTCTGCATAAACCACATCGTCAATGTCTGTTGGTTTGATATTGAATGTTGCAATGCCATTCACCAATTTTTTTGTAATTTTTTGTGAATTGGTGTAAACTGTAACTTCCAACGGAAGATTAATACTTTTATTTAATTTATGAACCTCTTTTGTTTCATTGTCAAAGTAATTGTTTAAATCCACAATTAAAACATTATTTTTGTTTTTATAGACAATGCCGTTATTTGATGTAAATGTCATAATCAGCCATCTGGAAGCATTGATTTTTTCAGGATGGTGATCACCGCTATGCGGAGAGTAATAATATGGACTTATATTGTTTTGACCCCACCAGCAGTATAGTACACTTGCATTGTCGTCTAATGAAATATCTCCATAATATTTGTCTTTAATAATGTAGTTTCCGACAATTGCACAGTTTTCCATGATAAGCTCGGTATCCTTATAATTATTAGCTACTACTCCATGATATCCTGCATGATTTTGTTCGATAATACTATTATAAACTTTTGTTATAACATGCTGACCGCTTGGCGGTGCTAAAATTGCAGCTGCATAATATTTTACATCATTATATCCGAAATAACTATTGTTTATGACGGCATAATTATGATTACTTATGGCTCCGGCAGTATAGTTTGTAGTTAAATATTCGAATCTGCAGTTGTTGATTGTTGCATTTCCAAGGTTTAACAAGGCAGCTGCTGAGTAAACTACAAAATTATTTGAAAATATGCATCCGTCCAAATTTATTTTTCCGCCAGACGCAATACAGCATCCCACACTTTCTTTTGCAGTCATTATGTTTTTAGTAAAATTGGAATTTCTAATATTTGTTTCTCCCAGTGTGTAAATGACTCCTCCATATTGAAATGCAGTATTGTTTGTAAAACATGTATTTTCAATATTCAGTGTTCCGAAATTATTGTATATGGCGCCTCCATTTCTAAATCCTTGAGAATTGCTTAAAATACAATTTTTAATAGTAATTTGTCCGCCTTCATTATAAATTAGTCCACCATTGTCAGTTAAATTACCGTTTGTTAATGTAAGATTAATTAAAGTTAATTTGCTGTTTGAATTCATTGTAAATAATCTTCCGGATAACTCACAGTCGATTATTGTATTTTCTTTTGATTTACCGATAAGTGTAACAGATTTATTTAATGTAATATTTCTGTTGTTTTCACCTGCATATTTGCCTTCGTTTAAATATACTGTAGTGTCTTTCGAAGTGTAATCTATAGCATGTCTTAAGCTATTATAAGGATTTTCGGCACTTCCGTCTCCCGAATAATCATTGCCATTAGGTGAAATATATGCTTCAAATGTATCTGAACTGGTAATATTGGTATTCTGGTTGTCTGTTGCACTAACTACGTTTATTGTAGTTATTATTGATAAGATTACTAAAAGTAATAATATTTGTTTAAGTCGTCTATTCATTTTACCCTCCATGTATAAGAATGTTCTTATCGATAGTAGTTTTGTAAAATAGAATTAATAAAGATATCTAAATGAATTTAACATTGATTTGTGATGGTAAATTTTTGGTGATAGGGTAAAGTAGAAAAAGGTTTAGAGAATTAATCTCTATTTACATACTTTTTCTATTCTTTTTCTAAGTCTTTCAACGGAATTTCCTAAGACAAGTGCGGTATACATTGCTCCTCCGGCTCCGGCACCTTCCTTAACAAATCCTTTCAGGTAATTTTTAAGCCCTTCATGTTCTGATTTTTCAAATTCAGGGTCTACAACATTGACGGTAATGCTATCGTCAATCTGTTTTAATATTCCAAAGAGGTCTGCAGTTTCATCACCTGCAACAAAAACAGTTGTGGATAGGTTAATTCTTGAAAAATCAAAGTTAGGCTGAATTGATTTTACTATAGCACAAACTGCAGCCATTTGAGTCCCGCCGGCTAGAATAATTGGAATTTCTGATCCCAATACTATTCCTGACATTGCCGCAAGTGTAGGGTCTCCAACTGCTCCGATAGCCTGCATTGCATCGATGTCATCTGTTTCAGGGTCAAGGCCAGCATTTTTAAGTCCTTCATCAACACATTTTGTTTTCATGTCATGAGGATTATGAGGCATGCTGCCGCTCACTTTTTCATTTGCATCATAGCCAAGTGCTCTCAAAACTCCTAAAGCGGTGGTTGTTCCTGCTGCAATGCTTTCGCCAATAATCAGCATTTCGTGTCTTCTTGATAATTCGGCACCTAAATCCTTTGCATTTTCAAATATTTCAAGAGGATTCAAGACTCCTTTCCCGGTTCTTATGTCTCTTCCATAGTCTTTTCCAAGATTTACATATTCAACGTCAGGTTTTATTTTAGACCCTGCATCAACAATAACAAATGGGATATTTGCAAGTTGTAGTGCTGCTTTGGTAAGTCTTGCAGGGGTCGGTGCAGCAGCATCTCCAACTACTGTTTCAGCTGGAGCTTCACAGCATCTTACTTCACCTAAAATCATGAATTCCGCATCTGAAGCTGGGGTGTATTCAGTTAAGTCTGCTGAAGGACCTGCACCGGAAATTCCATCTATCAATGAAGTTTCTGTTGTACCGATTGTAAGTAAAAATACCGGATCATCACATTCCTGTAACCTTTTTGTGAGTTCATCTGATCCGTAAGTTTTAATTCCTTCAATCATTATTTTCACCCTGTTTTTTCAATAAGTCAATAATAATTTTATTCTGATTAATAATCTTTTTATTCTGAAGCATGATTTTCTTTAACATTTCCATTTCCGGAAGTTCATCATCCCTATAGAATTCCTTACCGTCCCTTGCTCTTGGAGGAATCTTGATTTGGTCTTTTGGAGGAAGTGCTGTTTCATCTTGCACAGGTTTTTCATCTGACCTTGGAGGTATAACTCCTCTTGAAGCGCTGTCCTCATTTGAAATAAAGTCAACATATCTGTGTGTTACCTTATTTTTTGACCTTTCATCAAGCAATTCCATCAGTCTGTCGTCTACTTCCTTAACACCGTGAAGTTCTTCCTGTTCTACCTCGTGGAGCAACCTTTTTTGAATATTGTATGCATTGTAAATTGGAATTCCACGGGTTTCACATTCATTTTTGAAC
This window encodes:
- the ilvE gene encoding branched-chain-amino-acid transaminase, whose product is MAWDDKETKVWMDGEFVEWKDANISVLSHVVHYGTSVFEGIRAYENENGVAVFRLKEHVQRLFDSAKIYKIDIPFTQEEIEEAILETLRVNDLGACYIRPIVFRGYGELGVNPLGCPVNVAIAAWEWGSYLGEEGMANGVDIGVSSWRKPAPDTFPALAKCGANYMNSQLAKLEAIEHGYDEAIMLDYEGHVSEGSGENIFLVENGKLFTPSMSSSNLKGITRDSIMTVARDLGYEVVEEVISRERLYSADEVFFTGTAAEVTPIRSIDHRQIGIGRRGPVAEKLQKTFFDIVEAKIEDKFGWLSYI
- the uppP gene encoding undecaprenyl-diphosphatase UppP, whose protein sequence is MDIIQAIIIGIVQGLTEFLPVSSSAHLVFIQNILGVESSLAFDTFLHLGTLIAVMWFFRYDIIKMIKSWILSIEDLIQGRFQEGFYKDPYKRLAWYVILATIPVGIVGVLFEDSVDALFSGALYVPAFFLFVTGTILYLSQRMASGNINMDNISKRQALLMGLGQACAILPGLSRSGTTIAAGLVAGLDKEFAAKFSFILSIPAILGAFLLQAKDIGSAMDANFLPIILGFIASIIAGYMAIKWMLDLIRNRSLDIFAYYCWVVGIVVFMGSIAHIF
- the cobT gene encoding nicotinate mononucleotide-dependent phosphoribosyltransferase CobT; protein product: MIEGIKTYGSDELTKRLQECDDPVFLLTIGTTETSLIDGISGAGPSADLTEYTPASDAEFMILGEVRCCEAPAETVVGDAAAPTPARLTKAALQLANIPFVIVDAGSKIKPDVEYVNLGKDYGRDIRTGKGVLNPLEIFENAKDLGAELSRRHEMLIIGESIAAGTTTALGVLRALGYDANEKVSGSMPHNPHDMKTKCVDEGLKNAGLDPETDDIDAMQAIGAVGDPTLAAMSGIVLGSEIPIILAGGTQMAAVCAIVKSIQPNFDFSRINLSTTVFVAGDETADLFGILKQIDDSITVNVVDPEFEKSEHEGLKNYLKGFVKEGAGAGGAMYTALVLGNSVERLRKRIEKVCK